One genomic window of Branchiostoma lanceolatum isolate klBraLanc5 chromosome 5, klBraLanc5.hap2, whole genome shotgun sequence includes the following:
- the LOC136435070 gene encoding carbonyl reductase [NADPH] 1-like isoform X3, with product MSRVAVVTGGNKGIGLAIVKGLCEQFDGTVYLTARDEGRGQEAVKELNEQGCQPRFHQLDVSSLDSIHRFKQYLEQEHQGLDVLVNNAGVMYGHSKTAPLVEQVDVTMEINFFGTLNLTKVLSPLLRPHARIVNVSGGMGDLSHVTPELRQTFRSEQLTKEELVQMMEQFVSDVKSGVHEEKGWKMETVAYRVSKMGVTALSMVQQRQFDADPGADVVVNAVCPGWSRTDMGGASAGRSVEKVCLGTHLS from the exons ATGAGCCGAGTTGCTGTG GTTACAGGTGGAAACAAGGGTATTGGCTTAGCCATAGTCAAGGGGCTGTGCGAGCAATTTGACGGGACTGTGTATCTCACTG CTAGAGATGAGGGTAGGGGACAGGAGGCCGTGAAGGAGTTGAATGAGCAGGGCTGTCAGCCCAGGTTTCACCAGCTAGACGTCTCGTCGCTGGATAGCATCCACAGGTTCAAGCAATACCTGGAGCAAGAGCACCAGGGGCTGGATGTGCTGGTGAACAATGCAGGGGTGATGTATGGG CATAGCAAGACGGCACCTTTAGTGGAACAGGTTGATGTTACCATGGAGATCAACTTCTTTGGCACATTGAACCTTACCAAGGTGTTGTCGCCACTGCTGAGACCTCATGCCAG AATCGTGAATGTCAGCGGCGGGATGGGAGACCTGTCGCACGTCACCCCTGAACTCAGACAGACGTTCCGATCAGAACAGCTGACTAAAGAGGAGCTGGTCCAGATGATGGAGCAGTTTGTCAG TGATGTAAAATCAGGTGTGCATGAAGAGAAAGGATGGAAGATGGAAACAGTGG CTTACCGTGTGTCCAAAATGGGTGTGACAGCCCTGAGTATGGTGCAACAGAGACAGTTTGATGCTGATCCAGGAGCAGATGTTGTTGTCAATGCT GTTTGCCCAGGCTGGTCGAGAACAGACATGGGAGGTGCTTCTGCTGGAAGATCAGTGGAAAAGGTTTGTTTGGGGACACATCTATCTTAA
- the LOC136435069 gene encoding carbonyl reductase [NADPH] 1-like isoform X1, with product MSRVAVVTGGNKGIGLAIVKGLCKQFNGTVYLTARDASRGQEAVKELNEQGCQPRFHQLDVSSLDSIHRFKQHLEQEHQGLDVLVNNAGVMYGRSNPTPLVEQVDVTMGINFFGTANLTKVLKPLLRPHARIVNVSSGLCDLSKATPERRQTFRSEQLTEEELVQMMEQFVSDVKSGVHEEKGWEMELLAYRVSKMGVTALSMVLQRQFDATPGADVVVNAVCPGWVKTDMGGASAGRSVEKGAETPLYLALLPPNVSSPRGKFLRDKEILSF from the exons ATGAGCCGAGTTGCTGTG GTTACAGGTGGAAACAAGGGTATTGGCTTAGCCATAGTCAAGGGGCTGTGCAAGCAGTTCAATGGGACCGTGTATCTCACTG CTAGAGATGCGAGTAGAGGACAGGAGGCCGTGAAGGAGTTGAATGAGCAGGGCTGCCAGCCCAGGTTTCACCAGCTAGACGTCTCGTCGCTGGACAGCATCCACAGGTTCAAGCAACACCTGGAGCAAGAGCACCAGGGGCTGGATGTGCTGGTGAACAATGCAGGGGTGATGTATGGG CGTAGCAATCCCACACCTTTGGTGGAACAGGTTGATGTTACCATGGGGATCAACTTCTTTGGGACAGCGAACCTTACTAAGGTGTTGAAGCCACTGCTGAGACCTCATGCCAG AATCGTGAATGTCAGCAGTGGTCTGTGTGACCTGTCAAAAGCTACCCCTGAACGCAGACAGACATTCCGATCAGAACAGCTGACTGAAGAGGAGCTGGTCCAGATGATGGAGCAGTTTGTCAG TGATGTGAAATCAGGTGTGCATGAAGAGAAAGGATGGGAGATGGAATTGCTGG CTTACCGTGTGTCTAAAATGGGTGTGACAGCCCTGAGTATGGTGCTGCAGAGACAGTTTGATGCTACTCCAGGAGCAGATGTTGTTGTCAATGCT GTATGCCCAGGATGGGTGAAAACAGACATGGGAGGTGCTTCTGCAGGAAGATCAGTGGAAAAAG GAGCTGAAACACCGCTCTACCTGGCCCTGCTGCCTCCTAATGTGAGCAGTCCCAGAGGGAAATTTCTGCGAGACAAGGAGATTCTCAGCTTCTAG
- the LOC136435068 gene encoding uncharacterized protein isoform X2: MVLYPGTWVLALSLCYLTDAHGLSNYGTIDFSRYCGSGHFEEADHAGFIQYAPETASSARQSCMLRLNPPVGAIAFYLQFSNLTLDCSYQTLKVYERTKVYEPGTMLVDFCSENADEVTEITSSEKSIGIEFFSNPNKDNLEDNPAGFLIMYTVFSGSIEGLGLCPLEHIGPGFMQPQFKCANGRCIHAELECDGINNCGDSSDESNLDHETNCDRLKDPPGNRTDLPQASEVQRPNFPTTWSAPDQEEATHGGHGLSNGAIVAIVIIAFVSVGIIIFAAAVRYSRFRNKFQGGATQRSIDYEYTESPAYESSERVARLVIRDGRAIITRGYIPTHSVGGSTGGTEEQVTSSAHAMNGDCSNAANNPQANGHVVLPARSEKPSLQPLLGDRKGSDSDGALLPTYPPPPYADLYQVYDRTLDSSAV, translated from the exons ATGGTGCTATATCCGGGGACATGGGTCCTAGCGCTGTCCCTGTGCTACCTAACGGACGCCCATGGACTCAGCAACTATGGAACGA ttGACTTCAGTAGATACTGCGGCTCCGGTCACTTTGAGGAGGCGGATCACGCCGGGTTCATACAGTACGCCCCGGAGACAGCCTCCTCCGCCCGCCAGAGCTGCATGCTGCGGCTAAACCCTCCCGTGGGCGCTATCGCCTTCTACCTACAGTTCAGCAACCTCACCCTGGACTGCTCCTACCAGACACTGAAGGTTTACGAGAGGACGAAAGTGTACGAGCCCGGCACGATGTTGGTCGACTTCTGCTCGGAGAACGCCGACGAGGTGACGGAGATTACGTCATCAGAAAAAAGCATCGGCATCGAGTTTTTCTCCAACCCTAACAAGGACAACTTGGAGGACAATCCCGCCGGTTTCCTCATCATGTACACAGTCTTCTCTGGATCAATTGAAG GTCTCGGACTGTGTCCCCTGGAACACATCGGCCCGGGGTTCATGCAGCCGCAGTTTAAGTGTGCGAACGGCCGCTGTATCCATGCTGAACTGGAATGTGACGGGATTAACAACTGTG GTGACTCTAGTGACGAGTCTAACCTGGACCACGAGACGAACTGTGACCGGCTGAAGGACCCGCCGGGAAACAGAACGGACCTGCCGCAAG CAAGTGAAGTTCAACGTCCTAACTTCCCCACCACGTGGAGTGCGCCTGATCAAGAAGAAGCCACGCACGGAGGACACGGGCTCAGTAACGGCGCCATTGTAGCCATCGTCATCATCGCTTTCGTCTCCGTCGGGATCATCATCTTCGCCGCCGCCGTGCGCTACTCAAGGTTCCGCAACAAGTTCCAAGGAGGCGCTACTCAGAGGAGTATAGACTACGAGTACACGGAGAGCCCTGCGTACGAGTCCTCGGAGAGGGTGGCCAGACTGGTGATACGGGACGGGAGGGCCATCATCACCCGGGGGTACATCCCCACACACAGCGTGGGCGGGAGTACCGGTGGGACGGAGGAACAGGTGACGTCGTCCGCGCACGCCATGAACGGAGACTGTTCGAACGCAGCTAATAACCCTCAGGCAAACGGTCACGTGGTGCTACCGGCGAGATCTGAGAAACCAAGTTTACAGCCGTTGCTAGGAGACCGAAAGGGCAGCGACAGTGACGGTGCACTACTGCCAACCTATCCGCCCCCTCCGTATGCCGACCTGTACCAAGTTTACGATCGCACATTAGATTCGTCAGCGGTATAA
- the LOC136435070 gene encoding carbonyl reductase [NADPH] 1-like isoform X1, giving the protein MCQQPQTEAFSHHCVTGGNKGIGLAIVKGLCEQFDGTVYLTARDEGRGQEAVKELNEQGCQPRFHQLDVSSLDSIHRFKQYLEQEHQGLDVLVNNAGVMYGHSKTAPLVEQVDVTMEINFFGTLNLTKVLSPLLRPHARIVNVSGGMGDLSHVTPELRQTFRSEQLTKEELVQMMEQFVSDVKSGVHEEKGWKMETVAYRVSKMGVTALSMVQQRQFDADPGADVVVNAVCPGWSRTDMGGASAGRSVEKVCLGTHLS; this is encoded by the exons ATGTGTCAACAACCTCAAACTGAGGCGTTCTCTCACCATTGT GTTACAGGTGGAAACAAGGGTATTGGCTTAGCCATAGTCAAGGGGCTGTGCGAGCAATTTGACGGGACTGTGTATCTCACTG CTAGAGATGAGGGTAGGGGACAGGAGGCCGTGAAGGAGTTGAATGAGCAGGGCTGTCAGCCCAGGTTTCACCAGCTAGACGTCTCGTCGCTGGATAGCATCCACAGGTTCAAGCAATACCTGGAGCAAGAGCACCAGGGGCTGGATGTGCTGGTGAACAATGCAGGGGTGATGTATGGG CATAGCAAGACGGCACCTTTAGTGGAACAGGTTGATGTTACCATGGAGATCAACTTCTTTGGCACATTGAACCTTACCAAGGTGTTGTCGCCACTGCTGAGACCTCATGCCAG AATCGTGAATGTCAGCGGCGGGATGGGAGACCTGTCGCACGTCACCCCTGAACTCAGACAGACGTTCCGATCAGAACAGCTGACTAAAGAGGAGCTGGTCCAGATGATGGAGCAGTTTGTCAG TGATGTAAAATCAGGTGTGCATGAAGAGAAAGGATGGAAGATGGAAACAGTGG CTTACCGTGTGTCCAAAATGGGTGTGACAGCCCTGAGTATGGTGCAACAGAGACAGTTTGATGCTGATCCAGGAGCAGATGTTGTTGTCAATGCT GTTTGCCCAGGCTGGTCGAGAACAGACATGGGAGGTGCTTCTGCTGGAAGATCAGTGGAAAAGGTTTGTTTGGGGACACATCTATCTTAA
- the LOC136435068 gene encoding uncharacterized protein isoform X1 translates to MVLYPGTWVLALSLCYLTDAHGLSNYGTIDFSRYCGSGHFEEADHAGFIQYAPETASSARQSCMLRLNPPVGAIAFYLQFSNLTLDCSYQTLKVYERTKVYEPGTMLVDFCSENADEVTEITSSEKSIGIEFFSNPNKDNLEDNPAGFLIMYTVFSGSIEGLGLCPLEHIGPGFMQPQFKCANGRCIHAELECDGINNCGDSSDESNLDHETNCDRLKDPPGNRTDLPQAASEVQRPNFPTTWSAPDQEEATHGGHGLSNGAIVAIVIIAFVSVGIIIFAAAVRYSRFRNKFQGGATQRSIDYEYTESPAYESSERVARLVIRDGRAIITRGYIPTHSVGGSTGGTEEQVTSSAHAMNGDCSNAANNPQANGHVVLPARSEKPSLQPLLGDRKGSDSDGALLPTYPPPPYADLYQVYDRTLDSSAV, encoded by the exons ATGGTGCTATATCCGGGGACATGGGTCCTAGCGCTGTCCCTGTGCTACCTAACGGACGCCCATGGACTCAGCAACTATGGAACGA ttGACTTCAGTAGATACTGCGGCTCCGGTCACTTTGAGGAGGCGGATCACGCCGGGTTCATACAGTACGCCCCGGAGACAGCCTCCTCCGCCCGCCAGAGCTGCATGCTGCGGCTAAACCCTCCCGTGGGCGCTATCGCCTTCTACCTACAGTTCAGCAACCTCACCCTGGACTGCTCCTACCAGACACTGAAGGTTTACGAGAGGACGAAAGTGTACGAGCCCGGCACGATGTTGGTCGACTTCTGCTCGGAGAACGCCGACGAGGTGACGGAGATTACGTCATCAGAAAAAAGCATCGGCATCGAGTTTTTCTCCAACCCTAACAAGGACAACTTGGAGGACAATCCCGCCGGTTTCCTCATCATGTACACAGTCTTCTCTGGATCAATTGAAG GTCTCGGACTGTGTCCCCTGGAACACATCGGCCCGGGGTTCATGCAGCCGCAGTTTAAGTGTGCGAACGGCCGCTGTATCCATGCTGAACTGGAATGTGACGGGATTAACAACTGTG GTGACTCTAGTGACGAGTCTAACCTGGACCACGAGACGAACTGTGACCGGCTGAAGGACCCGCCGGGAAACAGAACGGACCTGCCGCAAG CAGCAAGTGAAGTTCAACGTCCTAACTTCCCCACCACGTGGAGTGCGCCTGATCAAGAAGAAGCCACGCACGGAGGACACGGGCTCAGTAACGGCGCCATTGTAGCCATCGTCATCATCGCTTTCGTCTCCGTCGGGATCATCATCTTCGCCGCCGCCGTGCGCTACTCAAGGTTCCGCAACAAGTTCCAAGGAGGCGCTACTCAGAGGAGTATAGACTACGAGTACACGGAGAGCCCTGCGTACGAGTCCTCGGAGAGGGTGGCCAGACTGGTGATACGGGACGGGAGGGCCATCATCACCCGGGGGTACATCCCCACACACAGCGTGGGCGGGAGTACCGGTGGGACGGAGGAACAGGTGACGTCGTCCGCGCACGCCATGAACGGAGACTGTTCGAACGCAGCTAATAACCCTCAGGCAAACGGTCACGTGGTGCTACCGGCGAGATCTGAGAAACCAAGTTTACAGCCGTTGCTAGGAGACCGAAAGGGCAGCGACAGTGACGGTGCACTACTGCCAACCTATCCGCCCCCTCCGTATGCCGACCTGTACCAAGTTTACGATCGCACATTAGATTCGTCAGCGGTATAA
- the LOC136435069 gene encoding carbonyl reductase [NADPH] 1-like isoform X2, with the protein MCQQTKVTGGNKGIGLAIVKGLCKQFNGTVYLTARDASRGQEAVKELNEQGCQPRFHQLDVSSLDSIHRFKQHLEQEHQGLDVLVNNAGVMYGRSNPTPLVEQVDVTMGINFFGTANLTKVLKPLLRPHARIVNVSSGLCDLSKATPERRQTFRSEQLTEEELVQMMEQFVSDVKSGVHEEKGWEMELLAYRVSKMGVTALSMVLQRQFDATPGADVVVNAVCPGWVKTDMGGASAGRSVEKGAETPLYLALLPPNVSSPRGKFLRDKEILSF; encoded by the exons ATGTGTCAACAGACTAAG GTTACAGGTGGAAACAAGGGTATTGGCTTAGCCATAGTCAAGGGGCTGTGCAAGCAGTTCAATGGGACCGTGTATCTCACTG CTAGAGATGCGAGTAGAGGACAGGAGGCCGTGAAGGAGTTGAATGAGCAGGGCTGCCAGCCCAGGTTTCACCAGCTAGACGTCTCGTCGCTGGACAGCATCCACAGGTTCAAGCAACACCTGGAGCAAGAGCACCAGGGGCTGGATGTGCTGGTGAACAATGCAGGGGTGATGTATGGG CGTAGCAATCCCACACCTTTGGTGGAACAGGTTGATGTTACCATGGGGATCAACTTCTTTGGGACAGCGAACCTTACTAAGGTGTTGAAGCCACTGCTGAGACCTCATGCCAG AATCGTGAATGTCAGCAGTGGTCTGTGTGACCTGTCAAAAGCTACCCCTGAACGCAGACAGACATTCCGATCAGAACAGCTGACTGAAGAGGAGCTGGTCCAGATGATGGAGCAGTTTGTCAG TGATGTGAAATCAGGTGTGCATGAAGAGAAAGGATGGGAGATGGAATTGCTGG CTTACCGTGTGTCTAAAATGGGTGTGACAGCCCTGAGTATGGTGCTGCAGAGACAGTTTGATGCTACTCCAGGAGCAGATGTTGTTGTCAATGCT GTATGCCCAGGATGGGTGAAAACAGACATGGGAGGTGCTTCTGCAGGAAGATCAGTGGAAAAAG GAGCTGAAACACCGCTCTACCTGGCCCTGCTGCCTCCTAATGTGAGCAGTCCCAGAGGGAAATTTCTGCGAGACAAGGAGATTCTCAGCTTCTAG
- the LOC136435069 gene encoding carbonyl reductase [NADPH] 1-like isoform X3, producing MSRVAVVTGGNKGIGLAIVKGLCKQFNGTVYLTARDASRGQEAVKELNEQGCQPRFHQLDVSSLDSIHRFKQHLEQEHQGLDVLVNNAGVMYGRSNPTPLVEQVDVTMGINFFGTANLTKVLKPLLRPHARIVNVSSGLCDLSKATPERRQTFRSEQLTEEELVQMMEQFVSDVKSGVHEEKGWEMELLAYRVSKMGVTALSMVLQRQFDATPGADVVVNAVCPGWVKTDMGGASAGRSVEKGAETPIYLALLPPNVSSPRGKFLRDKEILSF from the exons ATGAGCCGAGTTGCTGTG GTTACAGGTGGAAACAAGGGTATTGGCTTAGCCATAGTCAAGGGGCTGTGCAAGCAGTTCAATGGGACCGTGTATCTCACTG CTAGAGATGCGAGTAGAGGACAGGAGGCCGTGAAGGAGTTGAATGAGCAGGGCTGCCAGCCCAGGTTTCACCAGCTAGACGTCTCGTCGCTGGACAGCATCCACAGGTTCAAGCAACACCTGGAGCAAGAGCACCAGGGGCTGGATGTGCTGGTGAACAATGCAGGGGTGATGTATGGG CGTAGCAATCCCACACCTTTGGTGGAACAGGTTGATGTTACCATGGGGATCAACTTCTTTGGGACAGCGAACCTTACTAAGGTGTTGAAGCCACTGCTGAGACCTCATGCCAG AATCGTGAATGTCAGCAGTGGTCTGTGTGACCTGTCAAAAGCTACCCCTGAACGCAGACAGACATTCCGATCAGAACAGCTGACTGAAGAGGAGCTGGTCCAGATGATGGAGCAGTTTGTCAG TGATGTGAAATCAGGTGTGCATGAAGAGAAAGGATGGGAGATGGAATTGCTGG CTTACCGTGTGTCTAAAATGGGTGTGACAGCCCTGAGTATGGTGCTGCAGAGACAGTTTGATGCTACTCCAGGAGCAGATGTTGTTGTCAATGCT GTATGCCCAGGATGGGTGAAAACAGACATGGGAGGTGCTTCTGCAGGAAGATCAGTGGAAAAAG GAGCTGAAACACCGATCTACCTGGCCCTGCTGCCTCCTAATGTGAGCAGTCCCAGAGGGAAATTTCTGCGAGACAAGGAGATTCTCAGCTTCTAG